In a single window of the Luteibacter rhizovicinus DSM 16549 genome:
- a CDS encoding dihydrofolate reductase family protein: MTKVKVAGFGVSLDGFAAGIDQSLDNPLGVRGPELFQWFFPTQSFRQMQGKEGGETGPDDEFARRAMAGFGAFILGRNMFGPVRGEWPDDQWKGWWGDNPPYHAPTFILTHYPRPPIEMEGGTTFYFVTDGIEVALQKAREAAGGKDIKIGGGAETVRHYIRAGHVDEIHLAVAPVVLGEGESLFSGLDLRALGYRTVEHVPTARATHIVLAK, from the coding sequence ATGACTAAAGTCAAAGTTGCCGGTTTCGGTGTCTCGCTGGATGGCTTCGCCGCAGGCATCGACCAGAGTTTGGATAACCCGCTTGGTGTACGAGGCCCGGAGCTTTTCCAGTGGTTCTTCCCGACGCAGTCGTTTCGCCAGATGCAGGGGAAAGAGGGTGGTGAAACCGGGCCGGATGATGAGTTCGCCAGACGTGCCATGGCTGGCTTCGGTGCCTTCATCCTCGGTCGCAACATGTTCGGTCCCGTGCGTGGTGAATGGCCGGACGATCAATGGAAGGGTTGGTGGGGCGACAATCCGCCTTATCACGCGCCGACGTTCATCTTGACGCACTACCCGCGGCCTCCCATCGAGATGGAAGGCGGAACCACGTTTTACTTCGTCACGGATGGCATCGAGGTCGCGCTGCAAAAAGCGCGCGAGGCCGCCGGCGGCAAGGACATCAAGATCGGCGGCGGTGCCGAGACGGTCAGGCACTATATCCGGGCCGGCCACGTGGACGAAATCCACCTCGCTGTCGCTCCCGTCGTCCTTGGCGAAGGTGAGTCGCTCTTCAGTGGGCTGGATCTGCGGGCACTTGGATATCGGACCGTCGAGCATGTTCCGACTGCACGAGCCACGCACATCGTCCTCGCGAAATGA
- a CDS encoding toxin-antitoxin system YwqK family antitoxin — protein sequence MEDLNIAEILSESGRVRFRYARYLSADGTEWIRHGRFEAYHVTGTLSSEGTFVHGVEQGEWRDYHPNGQLAAQGIYENGEAVGDWQFHDQNGVVLDDGETPS from the coding sequence GTGGAAGACCTGAATATCGCGGAGATCCTGTCAGAGAGCGGCCGCGTGCGTTTCCGTTATGCGCGCTACCTGTCGGCGGACGGGACCGAATGGATTCGCCACGGCCGCTTCGAGGCCTACCACGTGACTGGCACGCTCTCGTCGGAAGGCACCTTCGTCCACGGGGTCGAGCAGGGTGAGTGGCGCGACTACCACCCGAACGGGCAACTCGCCGCGCAGGGTATCTACGAAAACGGCGAAGCTGTCGGCGATTGGCAGTTCCACGATCAGAACGGCGTCGTCCTGGACGATGGTGAAACGCCGTCGTAG
- the rlmB gene encoding 23S rRNA (guanosine(2251)-2'-O)-methyltransferase RlmB, producing the protein MSESWIVGINPVEGALANDPDRVREVLIEQNSKNARVVEIAALARKLGIILKPVSKEQLEKLGGEARHQGVIALYDTPPLRDESHLPALLDAAGGNAFVLVLDGVTDPHNLGACLRSAAAANVTAVVVPKDRAVGITPTVRRASAGGADLIPLIAVTNLARALRMLKDAGVWITGLDGDTDKSIYDMDLKGPIALVMGSEGDGMRRLTRDTCDFVAKIPMPGGMESLNVSVATGVVLFEALRQRGAKR; encoded by the coding sequence ATGAGTGAGTCGTGGATCGTAGGAATCAATCCGGTCGAGGGCGCCCTCGCCAACGACCCGGATCGTGTCCGTGAAGTTCTGATCGAACAGAACTCGAAGAATGCGCGCGTGGTCGAGATCGCCGCGCTGGCGCGCAAGCTCGGCATCATCCTGAAACCGGTGAGCAAGGAGCAGCTCGAGAAGCTCGGTGGCGAAGCACGTCACCAGGGCGTTATCGCGCTATACGACACCCCGCCGTTGCGTGACGAGAGTCATTTGCCGGCGCTTCTCGACGCAGCGGGTGGCAACGCCTTCGTGCTGGTGCTCGACGGCGTGACCGATCCGCACAACCTGGGCGCCTGCCTGCGTAGTGCGGCGGCGGCAAACGTCACCGCGGTCGTGGTGCCGAAGGACCGTGCGGTCGGTATCACGCCGACCGTTCGTCGCGCCTCGGCCGGCGGGGCCGACCTGATCCCCTTGATTGCCGTGACCAACCTGGCTCGTGCCCTGCGCATGCTCAAGGATGCCGGCGTGTGGATTACGGGGTTGGACGGCGACACCGACAAGTCGATCTACGACATGGACCTGAAGGGGCCCATCGCACTGGTCATGGGTAGCGAGGGTGACGGTATGCGTCGTCTCACGCGCGACACCTGCGACTTCGTGGCGAAGATCCCGATGCCCGGCGGCATGGAGAGCCTGAATGTCTCCGTCGCCACCGGCGTGGTTCTGTTCGAAGCCCTGAGGCAGCGAGGAGCAAAACGATGA
- the sugE gene encoding quaternary ammonium compound efflux SMR transporter SugE translates to MYWFVLVLAGLFEIAWAVGLKYTEGFTKLIPSVLTGTAMVISIVLLAYATKKLPLGTAYAVWTGIGAVGAVTLGIILFGESAQPLRLLCVGLIVVGILGLKLTA, encoded by the coding sequence ATGTATTGGTTCGTGCTTGTTCTGGCGGGTCTTTTCGAGATCGCCTGGGCCGTTGGCCTGAAATACACCGAGGGCTTTACCAAGCTCATTCCCAGCGTGCTTACCGGCACCGCCATGGTGATAAGCATCGTGCTGCTGGCGTATGCGACGAAAAAGTTGCCCTTGGGTACCGCTTATGCGGTGTGGACCGGTATCGGCGCGGTCGGCGCGGTGACTCTCGGGATCATCCTGTTTGGGGAGTCCGCGCAGCCGTTGCGGCTGCTTTGCGTCGGGTTGATCGTGGTGG
- a CDS encoding CBU_0592 family membrane protein — MSSMMWHDWAGLVGVALVLVAFFLLQAHKLSGQGYTYQVMNLVGAFGILLSLIFGMFNLPAFLQEMAWFLISVYGIVRGVKARKAAVITPDSLP; from the coding sequence ATGAGCAGCATGATGTGGCATGACTGGGCCGGCCTGGTCGGCGTGGCACTGGTGTTGGTCGCGTTCTTCCTGCTCCAGGCCCACAAGCTCTCGGGGCAGGGCTATACCTACCAGGTGATGAACCTGGTCGGCGCCTTCGGCATCCTGCTTTCGTTGATCTTCGGCATGTTCAACCTGCCGGCGTTCCTGCAGGAAATGGCCTGGTTCCTGATCAGCGTCTACGGCATCGTCCGCGGCGTGAAGGCACGCAAGGCGGCGGTGATCACCCCGGATAGCCTGCCCTGA
- the rnr gene encoding ribonuclease R, whose translation MTKKNSGSGADRGPRKPKASRPGKALDKYRDRPAAAVIDPHADREAALYDQPIPSREAILALLDDRGELLSEESIAHALRLFTDYEINALGKRLGAMVRDGQLLRNRKGDYAPAQKLSLIPGRVIANAEGYGFLRPDESGEEDLYLSPAQMRSVLHGDRVLASVVGIDRRGRRQGAIVEVLERRSPRLVGRVVIENGVTLVEPDDRRLHQNIMIPAGRESGANSGEIVVVEITDPPTPHRGPMGTIRAVLGQRLQPSLVVEMAIASHDLPHEFPQQVVRQTEEVEPKVTSEERKGRVDVRKLPLVTIDGDDARDFDDAVYAEPLKDGGFRLVVAIADVSHYVPVGTPLDVEGYNRSTSTYFPGFVVPMLPETLSNGICSLMPKVERLCMVCDMEIDEEGDVTRSKFYDAVMFSHARLTYNKVWQAVGERNADVRQEISDVLPHIESLHRLYKVMAKARKRRGAIDFETPEVKFRIGPAGDVESMGASDRNDAHKMIEECMIAANVQAARYLTKRKIPALYRVHAPPPAEKYEDLLRFLKEFKLKMPPADEVTPADFSALLKRVHDRPEAELIQSVLLRSQSMAIYHPENQGHFGLALDAYAHFTSPIRRYPDLLVHRAIRYALSKGKPADYVYSDTQMAAMAVHCSQRERRAEEAERDVDERFKCAWMEKHVGEEFAGTITGVTSFGLFVELAASRVSGLVHVSQLPNDYYKFDPIRHLLSGERTGSTYRLGDYVSVQVLRASLEDRKIDFRLVARLAQLPKPAPKVAVAAPVAESSGMAKAGKAIGRAAKKAMDSIFGKKKTKAAVAVEAPAAHHPAPAPASRRRTAEPAASEPSPSRSPRRRSAAQAPVHEQPARGERPARSERPARSERPARGEQPARGEQSAGRSTARKTATKKTAVTKTTTRQAPVATSETPAPAKKSARRRSRKPRSKPEA comes from the coding sequence GTGACGAAGAAAAACTCAGGTTCGGGAGCCGATCGCGGCCCCCGTAAACCCAAGGCCAGCCGCCCCGGCAAGGCGCTGGACAAGTATCGTGATCGCCCGGCAGCCGCCGTGATCGATCCCCATGCCGACCGGGAGGCTGCGCTCTACGATCAGCCGATCCCCAGCCGCGAGGCCATCCTGGCGCTGCTCGACGACCGCGGCGAACTCCTCTCGGAAGAGAGCATCGCCCACGCGCTGCGCCTGTTCACCGATTACGAGATCAATGCCCTGGGCAAGCGCCTGGGCGCGATGGTCCGTGACGGGCAGCTCCTGCGGAACCGCAAGGGCGACTACGCCCCGGCGCAGAAGCTCAGCCTGATCCCGGGCCGTGTTATCGCCAATGCCGAAGGCTACGGCTTCCTCCGTCCCGACGAGAGTGGCGAGGAAGATCTCTACCTCTCGCCCGCGCAGATGCGCAGCGTGCTGCACGGTGACCGCGTGCTGGCCAGCGTGGTCGGTATCGACCGCCGCGGCCGTCGCCAGGGTGCGATCGTCGAGGTGCTCGAGCGCCGTTCGCCGCGCCTGGTCGGCCGTGTGGTCATTGAAAACGGCGTGACCCTGGTCGAGCCGGACGACCGCCGCCTGCACCAGAACATCATGATTCCCGCAGGCCGCGAGTCCGGGGCCAATTCCGGTGAGATCGTGGTCGTCGAGATCACCGACCCGCCGACCCCGCACCGGGGCCCGATGGGCACGATCCGCGCCGTCCTCGGCCAGCGCCTGCAGCCGTCCCTGGTCGTCGAGATGGCGATCGCCAGCCACGACCTCCCGCACGAGTTCCCGCAGCAGGTGGTTCGCCAGACCGAGGAAGTCGAGCCGAAGGTCACCTCCGAGGAGCGCAAGGGTCGTGTCGACGTTCGCAAGCTGCCGCTGGTCACCATCGACGGCGACGACGCCCGCGACTTCGACGATGCCGTCTATGCCGAGCCTTTGAAGGACGGCGGTTTCCGCCTTGTCGTGGCCATCGCCGACGTCTCGCATTACGTGCCAGTCGGCACGCCGCTGGACGTCGAAGGCTACAACCGCAGCACGTCCACGTACTTCCCCGGCTTCGTCGTACCCATGCTGCCGGAGACGCTGTCGAACGGTATCTGCTCGCTCATGCCCAAGGTGGAACGCCTGTGCATGGTCTGCGACATGGAGATCGACGAGGAAGGCGACGTCACGCGCTCGAAGTTCTACGACGCGGTGATGTTCTCGCACGCACGTCTCACCTATAACAAGGTGTGGCAGGCCGTCGGCGAGCGCAACGCCGATGTGCGCCAGGAAATCTCCGACGTGCTTCCGCACATCGAGTCCCTGCATCGCCTCTACAAGGTGATGGCCAAGGCGCGCAAGCGTCGCGGTGCGATCGATTTCGAAACGCCGGAAGTGAAGTTCCGCATCGGCCCGGCAGGCGATGTCGAATCGATGGGCGCCTCCGACCGCAACGACGCGCACAAGATGATCGAGGAATGCATGATCGCCGCGAACGTGCAGGCGGCGCGCTACCTCACCAAGCGCAAGATTCCCGCGTTGTATCGCGTGCATGCACCGCCGCCGGCCGAGAAGTACGAAGACCTCCTGCGTTTCCTCAAGGAGTTCAAGCTGAAGATGCCGCCGGCGGACGAAGTCACGCCTGCGGATTTCTCGGCCCTGCTCAAGCGCGTGCACGATCGCCCCGAAGCCGAGCTCATCCAGTCGGTGCTGCTGCGTTCGCAGAGCATGGCGATCTACCACCCGGAGAACCAGGGCCACTTCGGCCTGGCGCTGGATGCGTATGCGCACTTCACCTCGCCGATCCGTCGCTATCCCGACCTGCTCGTGCATCGCGCCATTCGTTATGCGCTGAGCAAGGGCAAGCCGGCCGACTACGTCTACAGCGACACGCAGATGGCGGCCATGGCCGTGCATTGTTCGCAGCGTGAGCGTCGTGCCGAAGAGGCCGAGCGCGATGTGGACGAGCGCTTCAAGTGCGCCTGGATGGAGAAGCATGTTGGCGAGGAATTCGCCGGTACCATCACGGGCGTGACCTCGTTCGGTCTGTTCGTCGAGCTCGCGGCGTCGCGCGTATCCGGTCTCGTGCACGTGTCGCAGCTGCCGAATGACTACTACAAGTTCGATCCCATTCGTCATCTGCTTAGCGGCGAGCGCACGGGTTCCACGTATCGTCTCGGCGACTACGTGAGTGTGCAGGTGCTTCGCGCCAGCCTGGAAGATCGCAAGATCGACTTCCGTCTGGTCGCGCGCCTGGCCCAGTTGCCGAAGCCCGCGCCGAAGGTCGCGGTAGCCGCGCCGGTCGCCGAGAGCTCGGGCATGGCCAAGGCGGGCAAGGCCATCGGCCGCGCCGCGAAGAAGGCGATGGACAGCATCTTCGGCAAGAAGAAGACCAAGGCTGCGGTTGCGGTCGAGGCGCCTGCGGCGCATCATCCGGCCCCCGCGCCGGCATCGCGACGTCGCACGGCCGAGCCGGCCGCGAGCGAGCCGTCGCCGTCCCGGTCACCGCGTCGTCGTTCCGCAGCGCAGGCACCGGTACACGAGCAGCCCGCCCGGGGCGAGCGCCCGGCACGTTCCGAGCGCCCGGCACGTTCCGAGCGCCCGGCACGTGGTGAGCAGCCGGCACGTGGTGAGCAGTCAGCCGGAAGGTCGACTGCCAGGAAGACCGCGACGAAAAAAACCGCCGTGACGAAGACGACGACCCGGCAGGCGCCGGTCGCGACGTCGGAAACACCGGCACCGGCCAAGAAATCGGCACGGCGTCGGTCGCGTAAACCCAGGAGCAAGCCAGAAGCATGA
- a CDS encoding DUF1254 domain-containing protein, with amino-acid sequence MSGREREMTRTLSRATFLAVFLAASLGLPRPALAVPEAAADAVTEAARRVLEARAAEAVIWGMPVVNYDLMYQAALRHGALANQIVYWSRPPNAKNQTLTPNPDTIYLMPFISTKDVGPVVVEIPPADHGVINGSIMDCWQTALVDVGPAGVDKGKGGKYLVLPPDYKGEIPEGYIPLPSGNPSNYALLRSVLKSGSKADIAKAVAYAKRIKVYPLSQAAHPAATIFVDVNDELFDSSIPYDMRFFQSLDRMIQSEPWLTRDKVMIDLLKSIGIEKGRAFLPDQATQAALSAGIATAHAWLEARYEAGFVPAYFDGTHWSLPVSPEFMKGIMSNYAAPDSYPVDSRGTAYSFAFFSAKHLGQGQFYLIAIHDRDGHALNGNQTYRLTVPAGVPVSQYWSVTAYNRDTHTLIREMPWASRSSLNPGLKKNADGSVDIVFGPKAPKEGKANWVPTDPKGQFEAMFRFYGPEKALSEKTWHLPDIQAGVQ; translated from the coding sequence TTGTCCGGCAGGGAGCGCGAAATGACCCGAACATTATCGAGAGCAACGTTCTTGGCGGTGTTCCTGGCGGCATCGCTCGGCTTGCCTCGCCCGGCGCTTGCCGTCCCCGAGGCGGCGGCCGATGCGGTGACGGAGGCCGCGCGACGTGTCCTCGAAGCACGCGCTGCGGAGGCGGTCATCTGGGGCATGCCCGTCGTCAACTACGATCTGATGTATCAGGCGGCACTTCGACACGGCGCGCTGGCGAACCAGATCGTCTACTGGTCGCGTCCACCGAATGCGAAGAACCAGACGCTGACGCCTAACCCCGACACGATCTACCTGATGCCGTTCATCAGCACCAAGGATGTCGGCCCCGTCGTCGTCGAGATTCCGCCCGCGGACCACGGCGTGATCAACGGCAGCATCATGGACTGCTGGCAGACAGCCCTTGTGGATGTCGGACCTGCGGGTGTCGACAAAGGAAAGGGAGGCAAATACCTCGTACTGCCGCCTGACTACAAAGGCGAGATCCCCGAGGGTTATATCCCGCTCCCTTCTGGAAATCCGAGCAACTACGCGCTTCTTCGCTCGGTGTTGAAGAGCGGAAGTAAGGCCGACATCGCCAAGGCCGTGGCGTACGCCAAGCGGATCAAGGTGTATCCGCTGTCCCAGGCGGCGCATCCGGCAGCGACGATCTTTGTCGACGTGAACGATGAACTCTTTGACTCATCGATTCCTTACGACATGCGTTTCTTCCAGTCGCTGGATCGCATGATTCAGAGCGAACCATGGCTCACGCGCGACAAGGTGATGATCGACCTGTTGAAGAGCATCGGGATCGAGAAGGGTCGGGCTTTCTTGCCCGATCAGGCAACGCAGGCCGCCTTGAGCGCTGGTATCGCGACAGCACACGCGTGGCTTGAGGCCCGCTATGAGGCGGGGTTTGTTCCGGCGTATTTCGACGGGACGCACTGGTCGCTTCCCGTCTCACCCGAGTTCATGAAAGGCATCATGAGCAACTACGCCGCACCCGACAGTTACCCGGTGGATAGTCGTGGAACCGCGTACTCCTTCGCATTCTTCAGCGCCAAGCACCTGGGTCAAGGCCAGTTCTACCTGATCGCGATCCATGACCGCGACGGCCACGCATTGAACGGAAACCAGACCTATCGCCTGACCGTTCCCGCGGGTGTACCGGTCTCTCAGTACTGGTCGGTCACTGCCTACAATCGCGATACACATACCTTGATCCGCGAGATGCCATGGGCGAGTCGCTCGTCGTTGAATCCGGGGCTCAAGAAGAATGCGGATGGCTCGGTCGATATCGTCTTCGGGCCGAAAGCGCCGAAAGAGGGTAAAGCGAACTGGGTGCCGACGGATCCGAAGGGGCAGTTCGAGGCGATGTTCCGGTTCTATGGGCCGGAGAAGGCGCTGAGCGAGAAGACCTGGCATCTGCCTGATATTCAAGCGGGCGTGCAGTAG